A single window of Castor canadensis chromosome 3, mCasCan1.hap1v2, whole genome shotgun sequence DNA harbors:
- the Rnase1 gene encoding ribonuclease pancreatic, producing the protein MALEKFFGLFPLLVLVLLVLGWVQPSLGKETSAMKFQRQHMDSDGSPTSSTYCNQMMTRRNMTQSSCKALNTFVHESLADVQAVCFQENVTCKNGQTNCYKSTASMSITECRVTSGSKYPNCDYTTTQKKQHIIVACEGSPYVPVHYDASV; encoded by the coding sequence ATGGCTCTAGAGAAGTTCTTTGGCCTGTTCCCACTGCTAGTCCTGGTGCTGCTGGTGCTGGGGTGGGTCCAGCCTTCTTTGGGCAAGGAAACCTCAGCCATGAAGTTCCAGCGACAGCACATGGACTCAGACGGTTCCCCCACCAGCTCCACCTACTGCAACCAAATGATGACACGCCGAAATATGACACAGAGCAGCTGCAAGGCACTGAACACCTTTGTGCATGAGTCCCTGGCAGATGTCCAGGCCGTCTGCTTCCAGGAAAATGTCACCTGCAAGAATGGGCAGACCAACTGCTATAAGAGCACTGCCAGCATGAGCATCACAGAGTGTCGTGTGACAAGTGGCTCCAAATACCCCAACTGTGATTACACGACCACCCAGAAAAAGCAGCACATCATTGTGGCCTGTGAGGGGAGCCCGTATGTGCCAGTCCACTATGACGCTTCTGTGTAG